A part of Salmo trutta chromosome 15, fSalTru1.1, whole genome shotgun sequence genomic DNA contains:
- the tmem218 gene encoding transmembrane protein 218, which translates to MAGTVMGVGTGVFLIALIWIVALVLGMILLRATGPTKLGVIPVFLLAFIATLILVFFPRSSETPSPFKDIEIVDTFFIGRYVLLSVASVGFLVALFGLLPLHFLEAVYAKPLRTH; encoded by the exons ATGGCTGGCACAGTAATGGGCGTGGGCACTGGGGTTTTCCTCATTGCTCTTATCTGGATTGTGGCTCTCGTGCTCGGAATGATCCTTTTGAGAGCTACTGGACCAACTAA GTTAGGCGTCATCCCTGTCTTCCTGCTGGCCTTCATTGCCACTCTTATCCTGGTGTTCTTCCCCCGCAGCTCAGAGACTCCGTCACCATTCAAAGACATCGAG ATCGTAGACACTTTCTTCATCGGCCGATACGTCCTGTTGTCAGTGGCCAGTGTGGGCTTCCTGGTTGCTCTGTTTGGCCTGCTGCCACTGCATTTCCTGGAAGCCGTCTATGCCAAGCCTTTGAGAACCCATTAG